The genomic DNA TCGGCACCGGCCTCGCGTTTTATCTCGGCAAGCCGCTGATCCAGCCGCAGGCGCCGCAGCTGCCGGCGATTCCGCTCGGCAACTGGAGCGACAACCCGGTGATCCGCTCGGCGCTGCAGCTCAATGCGCTGGTGCCGGTCGGCGTCCTGCTGGCGGTGCTGCTGTGGTGGGGCTTCGCGCACACGCGCGCCGGGCTGCTGGTGCGCATGGCCGGCGATTCGGCCAATGCGACGCGCGCGCTCGGCTACTCGGTCGCCGGCCTGCGCATCGCCGCGACCACGGCCGGCGGCGCGATCGCCGGGCTCGGTGGCGCTTCGCTCACGCTCTTCTATCCGGGCAGCTGGAACGAAGGCATTTCCAGCGGCCAGGGCCTGATCGCCGTGGCGCTGGTGATCTTCGCGCGCTGGAGCCCGCTGCGCTGCATCGGCGCCGCACTGCTGTTCGGCGGCGCCGGCGCGATCGGGCCGGCGCTGCAATCGATCGGCGTCGGCTGGGGCTACCACCTGTTCAACACGGTGCCCTACGTGCTCACGCTGGTGATCCTGGTGCTGACCTGCAAGCCGGGCAGCGTGGCCGTCGGCA from Variovorax sp. PBL-E5 includes the following:
- a CDS encoding ABC transporter permease, which codes for MTTDQWIALVAGIVGGALRVGAPFLFVSLGECLTEKSGRINLGLEGVLVLSAMASFGGAWLTGSPWLGVLAGAAAGALLALLHGLLCSLDRVNDVATGIALMLFGTGLAFYLGKPLIQPQAPQLPAIPLGNWSDNPVIRSALQLNALVPVGVLLAVLLWWGFAHTRAGLLVRMAGDSANATRALGYSVAGLRIAATTAGGAIAGLGGASLTLFYPGSWNEGISSGQGLIAVALVIFARWSPLRCIGAALLFGGAGAIGPALQSIGVGWGYHLFNTVPYVLTLVILVLTCKPGSVAVGSPGELSSTR